In Streptomyces sp. SID8374, one genomic interval encodes:
- the rpsT gene encoding 30S ribosomal protein S20: MANIKSQIKRNKTNEKARLRNKAVKSSLKTAIRKAREAAAAGDVEKATTAVRDASRQLDKAVSKGVIHKNAAANKKSALASKVAALQA, translated from the coding sequence GTGGCGAACATCAAGTCCCAGATCAAGCGGAACAAGACCAACGAGAAGGCGCGCCTGCGCAACAAGGCCGTCAAGTCGTCGCTCAAGACCGCGATCCGCAAGGCCCGCGAGGCCGCCGCTGCCGGTGACGTCGAGAAGGCCACCACGGCCGTCCGCGACGCCTCCCGTCAGCTCGACAAGGCTGTCTCGAAGGGTGTCATCCACAAGAACGCCGCCGCCAACAAGAAGTCGGCGCTGGCGTCCAAGGTTGCCGCCCTGCAGGCCTGA